The genomic interval GTGTATATTCCCATACATCCGATGCACCAGAACCACCTACTATATATGCTTTTTCATTAAGTACCAAAGTGAATGAGAATGAACGTGCGGTCAAATCATCATTTGTGTCTTCCATTAATGACCATGCACCTTTTCCGCTATTGCCGGTTGGATCAAATTTATACAAATCTCTTGTAGCAGCACTTGAATTGTTTTGACCGAAACCTACATAAGCTACACCTCCAACTGTGAAAGCATTGGCACCCCTGCGTTTTCCACCAGTGAATGTAGCGACCTCAGACCATGTATCTGTTGTTGCATTGTACATGTGGAAATCCTGATAAAAACCACTTCCGTTATATCCAAGGCCAACATATGCTTTGTCACCTACTACGAACGCAGACGCATACTGACGCGTTGCAGGGAAATCAGCAACAGCAGTCCATTTGTTGGTTGCCGGATCAAATTGATAGAAATCTTTTTTGTAAGCCAGATCTACAACTGAATTTGCATCATATCCTGTTCCAACGTAAGCTTTGCTTCCAACAACGAACGCTACTGCATCCTGTCTGCCGGTTCCTGCGAAGTCTGCAACCTGCGACCAGATTTTACCTGTTGCGTCGTAAGACCAGAAATCTTTAACTCTAGATATGGTTTCATTTGTATAACCTGTACCAATATATCCTTTTGTACCAATTACAAAACTTACGGCATGACTTCTGGCAGATCCTCCAAATGAAGGGATTCCTGATTTATACCAGTTTCCCAGTTTGTCAGCGTCTACATCATTATTGCAACTAAACTGTACGAGTGAGGCAGAAGCAACGAGAAGAGCTAATGAGGCCTTTTTTAAAGTATTAAACATGAAAAAATTATGGTTTGACTAATTGTTACAAATGAATTTATGCTGCTTGTTCTTAATTCTGAAATAAAAATGACAATGAAATGTTAACGCTTTGGAGACATATTTTCATCAAATTTTCTGCAAACATAACATCTTGAACCTGCTAAGAGAAATTATATAATTACTTTTTGCATAAAAGTTATATTTCAGTCCGGATTTTTTAACGCAAAAATGCCCCGGATGTTGTTGGAAATAATCTTTTTAAAGGCTTAAACAACGATTTATTCTTTTTTCTCAATCACTTTTTCTTCTGAAATACAATTCGTGTTTTTACGTTTGTTTTTTAAGTTTTGCCACTTTCCGGGTTTTTTATGCGTACTGGAAAATAATTAAAACTTGTATTTAAAAGATAAAGAGGCAATTATTCCTGATTCATTGCCGTTTGTCTGACAGAATTATTAACCTTTACGTCCATTACCGGGATTATGTTGCAATGAACCGGATATTGATAAATTTTGCTCATAATGTTTAATTCATGTTGTAATTAACGTTACATCTGATAATTTTGCACTTTTACTGTTCTTGCCTTAAATGAAATTTATTTCTTTTTCTTTCAAAACGTTTTCTCCAGCTGTCCAAAACTTTCTGGTTATAATAGGTCTAAGTGTTTCAATGGCATCATGCCAGTGGGGAGACGAGATTGTATCGCTGGTTCAGCCAAACCCGGATGATTTCACCGCTTTATTTACTGATACCACTACGGTAAAGCTTTCAATCGTTGCACCTGATTCTGTTATGACAGGTTCATCCAGCAGAATATTTGTCGGAAGATTTGCAGATCCCTATATGGGGAAAATGCATGCTGCCTCGTTTTTTCAACCTACTTTGGATGCAGCAGTTAGCCTTGCAGAAACAGCGGTTTACGATTCGCTGATATTGGCTCTGCGTTATGACGGCTATTATTACGGGGATACTACCAAATTAATGAATTTGTCAGTTCATGCATTAACAGAAGATATTCTGGATAAAAATGTGTATTTTAACAATTATTCAACTCCTTATGATGCAATTCCACTCGGTAAAATAAGCCTTTTACCACGGCCGCGTACACCGCATCGGGTGGTAAAGATCAAGCTTTCAAATGTATTGGGTAAAAAGGTATTTGATCTTGCAAAAGGTAATTTGCTAACAACCAATTCGGATTGGATTAATTTATTGAAAGGAATTACTGTACTTCCGGGTGCTTCAGATAATGGCGCAGTAGTAGGATTTACATACTACCAAAATGACAGTACTGGTATACAATTGCATTACCATAATCAAGGTATTGACGCGATAACCAAGGATTCGGTTACATTTAATGTAACAGCATTATACAACCAGGTCGTGGGCGACAGAAGCCAGACTGTTTTAGCCAAATTGCCAGGACGACGGTATTCTTTGCCAACATCTCAAACAGGGGAAAAAGCATTTATTCAGGCCGGACCTGGAATTATGACGCGGGTAGACCTGCCTAGTATACGGCAACTTAAGGACATTAAATATACCTACGCTAACCGTGCATATTTACGGATAACGCCATTGAACCAATCAGCTGCTGAACAGTTTAAAGCACCCTCAACGCTCTATGCGTATTACTGTGATAAAAATAACGAATATTATTCTGGTAGCACCGGGTTGCCGCTGGCCGTAACCGACCTTGCTAATGGTGCAGTTAGTGCGCCTTTAGTTAATGATATGCTAAACAATACACAGTATTATTTGCTTGATTTAAGCGCTTATGTAAGCACAATTCTAAGTAGTGATTCTGAGGAAGCAGCTGGCCTGCTATTGCGATCGGCACCATTTACTGGTTCTGTTACTTATCCTGATGCCAATTCGGAATTTACTAAAGGATTTCACCGCCTGGTGTTTGGCAGCCAGAATAACCCAACGGACAGGGGAGTGAAACTTGAATTATATTACACTGTTGCAAAAGGGAATCAGTAAGTTATACGATACATTATTTTAAAAGCGGATCGGGAATTATTTTGAAGGATATTCAAAATGTTCCCGATCTGCTTTTTATTTACATTACGTAACCATTTTTCGGCAGGATCTTATCGGGAATATTAGGCTCCTCGATAATCTGAAGCAGATTGATTTCAATGGTTCTGCATAAAGTTGTCATGGGTGTATCATTTGCCCCGTTTTCAAAAGGGTTTTGCATCACATAGGAAATGTTTTCAATATAAAAGAACAGAAAAGAAATAACGAAGGTGATCGGGATGGCAATACGTCCTATGCTGTCTATTAGCCCCATTGGAAGTATAATCGTAAATATGAAAATGTTCAAATGCAGAAAGAAACTATACTGGGTTGGAAATATGGTATTTTTAATTCTTTCACATTTTCCCATAGCATCGCACAAACGGGTAAGTGTACCATCCAGGGCCTGAAATAATATATTGTCGATTTCTCCCCGCTGATAAAATTCCGTTAGTCTTAATTGCATCAGATGCAAAATAGCATTGGGAATATTATCGTGGTCTTTGACAAATAAAAGTTCCTCCTCGTTTAAATACAAAGCCGCCATTACAAGAACAGGCTCTCTCCTGAGTGTGTTGCACAAGGCATAACACCATGCGATCTGTAAATGCGCCAGGTTCTTCACTGCTTCGGCTTTATCTTTGGCTTCAGGATTAATGAAAGAAATGGATTGCCTGATTAACGTACGGCTCTCATTCACTATTTCGCCCCAAACCTGCCGTGCTTCCCACCAGCGGTCGTAAGCAGAGTTAGTCCGGAAACCTAATAAAAGTGACAGAGCAGTACCTAAAATTGAAACAATAGAAATGGGGAAAACCAGAAAGTGCCAGTTTTGGTATTGATAGAGATAAAATACAAGCGAGGCATAAGCGGTAACAGCCACAACACCCAGCCAAATGCTTCGGAGCAGTCGCCAGATTGAAAAAACTTGCTTAACGTACATGTTTCAGTAATATGAGTTATTAAGAGGTCAGGAAGATAATACAACAGGCTCTAAGTTTAAAGATATAATTTCAGAGTTAAAAATCAGACTGTTTTTGAGACTAGGTTATCCATATTGTAGGAGAGTGGTGCCTATAAATCAAAAGAAGCACAGAACCCGCGTTCTGTGCTTCTTTTGATACTAAAAAATATTTTTCTCTTATATTCTGGATTCTCTTTCCTGGCGTCTCAGTTTACCTTTGGTTGCGAATTTTTCAATTGCTACAAAAAGTACAGGCACCACAAAGATAGCAAGAGAAGTAGCTGCAAGCATACCTCCAAATACTGTCCAGCCGATCGTTTTACGGGATTCGGCCGCTGCCCCACTTGCGAAGGCTAATGGCAGTACCCCAAGGATAAATGCTAGCGACGTCATAATAATTGGTCTTAAACGAAGCTTAACTGCATCCAGGGTTGCATCAACAATAGGCATTCCGCCATCGACCCTTTCCTTGGCAAATTCCACAATCAGGATCGCATTTTTGGCTGCAAGCCCGATCAGCGTTATAAGCCCGATTTGAGCATAAATGTTGTTTGTCAGGTTCGGAAGGAAAGTAAGTGTCAGGATCGATCCGAATGCACCGATAGGAACCGCGAAGAGTACCGAGAATGGTATCGACCAGCTTTCGTATAAAGCGGCTAGGAACAGGAATACAAAGATAATAGAGATCGCAAAGATGGTGGTTGTACTGTCACCCGCTTTTATTTCTTCACTGCTCATCCCGGAAAATTCATATCCGTAACCGGCCGGAAGTGTTTCTGCCACTTCTTTCAATGCTTCAATCGCTTGTCCGCTACTGAATCCAGGTTTCGGAGAACCGTTAATTTCCACCGCACGATAAATATTATAGTGAGAGATTAAAGCAGGGTTTTCTACCAGCTTGCTCGTAACCAATGCACTTAACGGAATCATATTTCCTTCACTGTTACGTACATAGAATTTATTGATCTGATCCAGATTGGAACGGAAACTACTGTCTGCCTGTACCATTACACGGAAATTCCGTCCGTAAAGGTTGAAGTCATTCACATAAGTACTACCAAGTAAAGTAGACAAAGAACTGAAAACATCATTGACCTGAACACCCAGTTTTTTAGTTTTATCACGATCTACATCAATCTGGTAACTTGGTGTTCTTGCATTAAAGAACGTATAGGCAAAACCAATTTCAGGACGTTTATTTAAAGCACCCAAAAACTGCTGGGTAACGGCTTCGAATTTTTTAATATCATCCGTACTGGTCGTTTGCTGAAGTTCAAAGGTGAAACCGGCGGTCTGTCCCAAACCTGGAATAGCGGGAGGTGCAATAGCCAGTACACGCGCTTCTTTTATATCGCCTGTATTTTTCTGGATCTGTGCAATTACCGCCTGTACGTGATGCTCTGCACCTTTTCTATCTGCCCATGGCTGCAAACTTACAAACATGGTTCCAACATTGGATTTGTTCGAAAAGCTGATAACGTTAAGTCCTGCCAAACCACCGACCGTTTTAACTTCCTTGATTGCCGACACACGTTTCATGATGTCTTTAAGCATTTGAATGTTTCGTGTGGTAGACGCAGCTTCCTGCATTTCATACGTAACAAAAAGACGTCCTTCATCTTCAACCGGAATAAATCCTGATGGTTTATTTTTGAACAGGAATACCAACCCGACGATCAGGCATATCATCATGATAATTACATACGGAGTTCCTTTGATCCATTTTGATACACTACGGGTGTAAGAATTGGAAAGTTTATCAAACCATCTGTTGAAACGGGCAAAGAATTTTTCAAGTACATTCTTTTTCGCATCAGCCGCTTTGGTTGGTTTCAGCATAATTGTACACAATGCAGGTGTAAGAGAAAGCGCAACAAATGCAGACAAAAGAACTGAAACCGCTATGGTAATGGCAAACTGCTGATAAAGCCGTCCAACAATTCCCGGAACAAAACTAACCGGCACAAACACCGCTGCAAGAATCAATGCAATGGCAATTACAGGACCTGAAATTTCACTCATCGCCTTGACCGTTGCTTCACGCGCAGACATTTTATGATGGTCAATATTATGCTGTACGGCTTCCACTACCACAATCGCATCATCCACCACAATAC from Dyadobacter sp. NIV53 carries:
- a CDS encoding bestrophin family protein; this translates as MYVKQVFSIWRLLRSIWLGVVAVTAYASLVFYLYQYQNWHFLVFPISIVSILGTALSLLLGFRTNSAYDRWWEARQVWGEIVNESRTLIRQSISFINPEAKDKAEAVKNLAHLQIAWCYALCNTLRREPVLVMAALYLNEEELLFVKDHDNIPNAILHLMQLRLTEFYQRGEIDNILFQALDGTLTRLCDAMGKCERIKNTIFPTQYSFFLHLNIFIFTIILPMGLIDSIGRIAIPITFVISFLFFYIENISYVMQNPFENGANDTPMTTLCRTIEINLLQIIEEPNIPDKILPKNGYVM
- a CDS encoding DUF4270 family protein, whose product is MASCQWGDEIVSLVQPNPDDFTALFTDTTTVKLSIVAPDSVMTGSSSRIFVGRFADPYMGKMHAASFFQPTLDAAVSLAETAVYDSLILALRYDGYYYGDTTKLMNLSVHALTEDILDKNVYFNNYSTPYDAIPLGKISLLPRPRTPHRVVKIKLSNVLGKKVFDLAKGNLLTTNSDWINLLKGITVLPGASDNGAVVGFTYYQNDSTGIQLHYHNQGIDAITKDSVTFNVTALYNQVVGDRSQTVLAKLPGRRYSLPTSQTGEKAFIQAGPGIMTRVDLPSIRQLKDIKYTYANRAYLRITPLNQSAAEQFKAPSTLYAYYCDKNNEYYSGSTGLPLAVTDLANGAVSAPLVNDMLNNTQYYLLDLSAYVSTILSSDSEEAAGLLLRSAPFTGSVTYPDANSEFTKGFHRLVFGSQNNPTDRGVKLELYYTVAKGNQ
- a CDS encoding efflux RND transporter permease subunit — its product is MIADIFIKRPIMAIVTSIVLVLVGLIALTTLPIAQYPDVTPPTVTISGNFTGADAQTVEQTTTTAIETQVNGTPGMSYMSSNSTSSGQSSINVVFDIGTDVNIAALDVQNRVSVAEPALPDVVKRLGLTVRKRQPSIMIALALYSPKGTHNSQFIGNYANIYLKDAIQRVKGVGDIVSRADDFGMRIWLNPEKLAALRMTPSDISAALAEQNLQIAAGTIGGNPQPNQQSFEYSVLTNSRLNTKEEFDNIIVRSSPSEGSVVYMKDIARVELGKFDYTSNAFVNGKPAAFILIYQAPGANALDTYDGVMKALGEMRKTFPKDIDYVIPVETASVVRVSIEEVLHTFAEAMILVVIVVFLFLQNWRATLIPILAIPVSLIGTFIFFIPFGFTINTLTLFAFVLAIGIVVDDAIVVVEAVQHNIDHHKMSAREATVKAMSEISGPVIAIALILAAVFVPVSFVPGIVGRLYQQFAITIAVSVLLSAFVALSLTPALCTIMLKPTKAADAKKNVLEKFFARFNRWFDKLSNSYTRSVSKWIKGTPYVIIMMICLIVGLVFLFKNKPSGFIPVEDEGRLFVTYEMQEAASTTRNIQMLKDIMKRVSAIKEVKTVGGLAGLNVISFSNKSNVGTMFVSLQPWADRKGAEHHVQAVIAQIQKNTGDIKEARVLAIAPPAIPGLGQTAGFTFELQQTTSTDDIKKFEAVTQQFLGALNKRPEIGFAYTFFNARTPSYQIDVDRDKTKKLGVQVNDVFSSLSTLLGSTYVNDFNLYGRNFRVMVQADSSFRSNLDQINKFYVRNSEGNMIPLSALVTSKLVENPALISHYNIYRAVEINGSPKPGFSSGQAIEALKEVAETLPAGYGYEFSGMSSEEIKAGDSTTTIFAISIIFVFLFLAALYESWSIPFSVLFAVPIGAFGSILTLTFLPNLTNNIYAQIGLITLIGLAAKNAILIVEFAKERVDGGMPIVDATLDAVKLRLRPIIMTSLAFILGVLPLAFASGAAAESRKTIGWTVFGGMLAATSLAIFVVPVLFVAIEKFATKGKLRRQERESRI
- a CDS encoding kelch repeat-containing protein; amino-acid sequence: MFNTLKKASLALLVASASLVQFSCNNDVDADKLGNWYKSGIPSFGGSARSHAVSFVIGTKGYIGTGYTNETISRVKDFWSYDATGKIWSQVADFAGTGRQDAVAFVVGSKAYVGTGYDANSVVDLAYKKDFYQFDPATNKWTAVADFPATRQYASAFVVGDKAYVGLGYNGSGFYQDFHMYNATTDTWSEVATFTGGKRRGANAFTVGGVAYVGFGQNNSSAATRDLYKFDPTGNSGKGAWSLMEDTNDDLTARSFSFTLVLNEKAYIVGGSGASDVWEYTPGTNTWVSVAPFVPGARGYAGGFTLGTTGYIGTGISGSVNTDDFWAFDPTAAINDDDN